One genomic segment of Fischerella sp. PCC 9605 includes these proteins:
- a CDS encoding adenylate/guanylate cyclase domain-containing protein — protein sequence MTELKLRLQEGNTERTVTVDQDVFTIGRLPECDLYLPFGGVSRWHARLVRTAANIWAIEDMGSKNGTQLNDRLVTSPQQVRHGDIIWLGDVSVVVLLTDALATVMPKQIDTGEHRTIFHNVKQLQQQWIQGDSHNGDISNKDKSIARLKDLVDIAKNLSAAASIEAIFSQVQEVVFRYLNSIDRLALLIDISGGGKLELLNAATRNTCQYEYLPNDGSWISRSICQKVFEEKVAIQTADAQHDERFAGEHSILVKDIRSAMAVPLWDENKVVGVLYADAHLSSYHWAKEGEEELSFFSALANLVASSVQRWLLAEKLKSEEVIRHRLERYHSPGVVQQLIAVGALPDGRLPPRESEISILFADIVGFTAISERFTANEIAELLNKLFEEMLQEVFAYGGTLDKYIGDCIMAFFGAPEPQPDHAERAVSSAMKMLARLEHLNASNFWQEPLQLRIAINSGKAVVGDVGSSQRVDYTALGATINLAARMEAICPPGECVVSEATYRMLSKSSYFQEMGDYRFKGIDRLIKVYKTCHQP from the coding sequence ATGACTGAACTCAAACTGCGCTTGCAAGAGGGAAATACAGAAAGAACGGTGACAGTCGATCAAGATGTATTCACCATCGGTCGTTTGCCAGAATGCGATCTATACTTACCCTTTGGGGGAGTTTCTCGTTGGCACGCCCGTCTGGTGAGAACAGCTGCTAATATCTGGGCGATTGAGGATATGGGCAGTAAAAACGGGACGCAATTGAACGATCGCCTTGTCACCTCTCCTCAGCAGGTGCGTCACGGTGACATTATTTGGTTGGGGGATGTGAGTGTTGTAGTACTGTTGACAGATGCTTTGGCAACAGTAATGCCCAAGCAGATTGACACTGGCGAACACAGAACTATTTTTCACAACGTCAAACAACTACAACAGCAATGGATACAAGGTGATAGTCACAACGGTGATATCAGCAACAAAGATAAAAGTATTGCTCGTCTCAAAGACTTGGTAGATATAGCCAAAAATCTTTCTGCGGCAGCATCTATAGAAGCAATTTTCTCTCAAGTACAGGAAGTCGTCTTTCGTTATTTAAATAGTATCGATCGCTTGGCATTGTTAATCGATATCAGTGGTGGCGGCAAATTGGAGTTATTGAATGCTGCTACTAGAAATACTTGTCAATATGAATATCTACCAAATGATGGTAGCTGGATTAGCCGTAGTATTTGTCAGAAGGTATTTGAAGAAAAAGTTGCCATTCAAACCGCTGATGCCCAGCATGATGAACGCTTTGCCGGCGAACACAGTATTTTAGTCAAAGATATTCGCAGTGCAATGGCAGTACCTTTGTGGGATGAAAATAAGGTGGTTGGTGTTCTCTATGCCGATGCCCATCTCTCTTCTTACCATTGGGCAAAAGAAGGTGAAGAAGAACTCAGCTTTTTTTCCGCTTTGGCAAACCTTGTCGCTTCCAGCGTCCAACGTTGGCTATTGGCAGAAAAACTCAAAAGTGAAGAAGTGATTCGCCACAGACTAGAACGCTATCATTCTCCGGGAGTTGTGCAGCAATTGATAGCAGTGGGAGCATTGCCTGATGGCCGTTTACCTCCACGCGAGAGTGAAATCAGCATTTTGTTTGCAGATATTGTCGGTTTTACCGCCATCTCTGAACGGTTCACAGCCAATGAGATTGCCGAATTGCTGAATAAATTATTTGAGGAAATGCTGCAAGAAGTGTTTGCCTATGGCGGCACTTTGGATAAGTATATTGGCGATTGTATCATGGCATTTTTTGGCGCTCCCGAACCACAACCAGATCATGCCGAACGCGCAGTGTCTTCAGCAATGAAAATGCTTGCTCGTCTGGAACATCTGAATGCTAGTAATTTTTGGCAGGAACCTCTGCAATTAAGGATTGCAATTAACAGCGGTAAGGCTGTAGTTGGAGATGTCGGCAGTTCCCAACGGGTAGACTACACTGCCTTAGGTGCAACTATAAATCTGGCTGCACGCATGGAAGCAATTTGTCCCCCTGGTGAATGCGTTGTCAGTGAAGCCACTTATCGAATGCTGTCAAAATCTTCATACTTTCAAGAGATGGGAGACTATCGCTTTAAGGGTATTGATCGATTAATCAAAGTTTATAAAACTTGTCATCAACCTTAA
- a CDS encoding VanZ family protein, protein MKKHQMFRTTHSLALLKDYGFVSVSILVVLLATLYPFNFSFTESFSLQELIASFINTSTFQDRVNNILLFIPLGFFLSRVLQRIRIKLILEILIVTLASTSLSTLVEVSQVFLPSRAPTPEDIINNSIGGFVGWLCFNWFSSKSFAYKLASVENNTINQVHKRITVFCIGYILLTFLTLVYWKSTTSLSNWNPNYPLAIGNEVTGERPWQGYISEVHIADKAISNREVLQVFEDRNYFNNLGNSLLASYQLDKEGKLFYRDQSGKQPKLLWQGQPSDAQERKGISLSSSNWLETAYPVNYLSKRISKTSEFTISTTVATADTNQSGPARIISISNDNLRRNFTVGQQRTDLNLRLRTPLTGENGVDLILNFPNIFVDTKPHHLIITYSRATIQVYVDNLKNSYSLNLLDLMPVEQKIFYYALTFIPLGIYLALLTILAKRNLITYRFLIVFGALLPSLILEALLVSKNGKEISLRNMLLGILFTAGTALILRIRAAVLVKKITVRKSVST, encoded by the coding sequence ATGAAAAAACATCAGATGTTTCGCACAACTCATTCTTTAGCCTTGCTTAAAGACTATGGATTTGTTAGTGTCAGCATATTAGTAGTGCTGTTAGCGACATTGTATCCCTTTAATTTTTCATTTACCGAAAGTTTTTCTTTACAAGAATTGATTGCTAGTTTTATTAATACTAGTACTTTTCAAGACAGGGTTAACAATATTTTATTGTTTATACCTTTAGGCTTTTTTTTAAGCCGTGTCTTGCAAAGAATCAGGATAAAATTGATACTAGAAATTTTAATAGTTACATTGGCAAGTACGAGTTTATCAACGCTAGTTGAAGTTTCACAAGTTTTTCTTCCTTCTAGAGCACCTACTCCTGAAGACATTATCAACAATAGTATTGGTGGTTTTGTTGGTTGGCTTTGCTTTAATTGGTTTAGTTCTAAAAGCTTTGCATACAAATTAGCAAGTGTAGAAAATAATACAATTAACCAGGTTCATAAAAGAATTACTGTGTTTTGTATTGGATATATATTATTAACATTCTTGACTTTAGTATATTGGAAAAGTACAACATCGTTGAGTAATTGGAACCCAAACTATCCACTGGCTATTGGCAATGAAGTAACAGGAGAAAGACCTTGGCAAGGATATATATCTGAAGTTCATATCGCTGATAAAGCTATTTCAAACCGTGAAGTGTTGCAGGTATTTGAGGATAGAAATTACTTTAATAATCTCGGAAATTCTCTTCTGGCTTCTTATCAATTAGATAAAGAGGGCAAATTATTCTACCGAGATCAAAGTGGAAAGCAGCCTAAACTCTTGTGGCAAGGTCAACCCTCAGATGCTCAGGAAAGAAAAGGAATTTCGTTGAGTTCTAGCAATTGGCTAGAAACAGCATATCCTGTTAACTATTTGAGTAAAAGGATATCTAAAACTTCAGAGTTTACTATAAGTACTACTGTAGCTACTGCTGACACAAATCAATCTGGCCCTGCTCGAATTATCTCAATTTCTAATGACAACTTACGTCGTAATTTTACCGTGGGGCAGCAGAGAACGGATTTAAATTTGCGATTAAGAACACCACTGACTGGAGAAAATGGAGTAGATTTAATACTGAATTTTCCGAATATTTTTGTAGATACAAAACCACATCATCTAATCATCACTTATTCCCGAGCAACTATCCAGGTATACGTAGACAATCTCAAAAATTCTTACTCATTAAATTTGCTAGATTTAATGCCAGTAGAACAAAAAATATTCTACTATGCGTTGACTTTTATACCTTTAGGGATTTACCTAGCACTCCTGACTATTTTGGCAAAAAGAAATCTAATCACTTATAGATTTTTAATAGTTTTTGGTGCATTATTACCTTCTTTAATACTGGAAGCTCTATTGGTGAGTAAGAATGGTAAAGAAATTAGCTTGAGAAATATGTTATTGGGTATCTTATTTACAGCAGGAACCGCACTGATATTGAGAATAAGGGCTGCGGTGTTAGTAAAAAAGATAACAGTAAGGAAATCGGTTAGTACCTGA
- a CDS encoding serine/threonine protein kinase, which yields MIGTLLDRRYKVVKMLGQGGFGHTYIAEDTRRPGNPLCVVKHLQPAISDPDFLETARRLFKREAETLEKLGNHDQIPRLLAYFEEDEEFYLVQEYIPGNPLSLEIQPGVRWSEDQVIHLLQEVLPILEFVHSHEVIHQDLKPPNLIRRSSDNKLVLVDFGAVKQVKMYSLMTPEQLKNETVPIGTPGYMPSEQALGKPHPNSDIYALGMIAIQALTGMNPKQLGEEPVSGEILWQHHAQVSDSLAAILSKMVRQYYKYRYQSAADVREAVAAITSPNTPTAVAVVVNQVLREYLQQGYLSATKIVRSLQELAKPCYVPPDPTTKSPITIPPTIPQTQNLVKTGASQSNFQIKRRHLPLLIAGGGASVLLAVGVIMTSRPPQPSPIVAKNQVTETADNKNKTEEKNNCIVVVRSSNLRSLSGHRKTGKVVKAGTKVTVTGRQQGGWLEISSPESGWIWKSRTRNVCSGK from the coding sequence ATGATTGGCACATTGCTAGATCGGCGATACAAGGTGGTTAAAATGCTAGGTCAAGGAGGATTCGGTCATACTTATATTGCCGAAGACACTCGCCGTCCTGGCAATCCTCTCTGCGTAGTAAAACATCTCCAACCAGCTATCAGCGATCCCGATTTTTTGGAAACAGCTAGACGCTTGTTTAAAAGGGAAGCCGAAACCCTGGAAAAGCTGGGCAATCATGACCAGATTCCCCGACTGTTAGCTTACTTTGAGGAAGACGAAGAATTCTACTTGGTGCAGGAGTATATCCCTGGTAATCCGCTGTCGTTGGAAATACAACCAGGAGTGCGGTGGAGTGAAGACCAAGTAATTCACCTCCTGCAAGAAGTTTTACCCATTTTAGAATTTGTCCACAGTCATGAGGTAATCCATCAGGATCTCAAGCCTCCTAATTTAATCCGCCGCAGTTCAGACAACAAGCTGGTTCTAGTCGACTTTGGTGCTGTCAAGCAAGTGAAGATGTATTCACTGATGACTCCAGAACAACTCAAAAATGAAACGGTTCCCATTGGTACACCTGGTTATATGCCGAGTGAGCAAGCACTGGGTAAGCCACATCCCAATAGTGATATTTATGCTCTTGGTATGATTGCTATTCAAGCTTTGACAGGCATGAATCCTAAACAGCTAGGAGAAGAACCTGTAAGTGGAGAAATACTCTGGCAGCATCATGCCCAAGTTAGCGACTCCTTAGCAGCTATTTTGAGTAAGATGGTGCGCCAATATTACAAATACCGCTATCAGTCAGCAGCCGATGTCCGGGAAGCAGTCGCTGCTATTACCAGTCCCAACACACCAACGGCTGTAGCGGTGGTTGTCAACCAGGTATTACGCGAGTATTTGCAACAAGGCTATTTGTCTGCAACTAAGATTGTGCGATCGCTCCAAGAATTAGCAAAACCTTGCTACGTTCCGCCAGATCCCACAACTAAATCGCCAATCACTATTCCACCAACAATACCCCAAACACAAAACCTGGTGAAAACTGGTGCTTCACAAAGCAATTTTCAAATCAAACGTCGCCACTTGCCATTGTTAATAGCTGGTGGTGGTGCTAGCGTTCTCCTTGCTGTGGGTGTAATTATGACAAGTCGTCCACCCCAACCCTCGCCTATCGTTGCAAAAAATCAAGTTACAGAAACGGCTGATAATAAAAATAAAACGGAAGAAAAAAATAATTGTATTGTTGTTGTTAGGTCATCCAATTTACGCTCTTTATCTGGACACAGGAAAACAGGAAAAGTTGTGAAAGCCGGAACGAAAGTGACAGTTACTGGCAGACAACAAGGCGGCTGGCTAGAAATTAGTTCTCCCGAATCTGGTTGGATTTGGAAGAGTCGAACGAGAAATGTTTGTTCTGGGAAATAA
- the ylqF gene encoding ribosome biogenesis GTPase YlqF, translated as MAINQNYKLNLIQWYPGHIAKAEKALQEQLKLVDVVLEVRDARIPLATYHPQIPKWVGNKKRVLVLNRLDMISPQVRQLWTDWFKSQGEVPYFTNAQQGQGVAAVSKAAQAAGVEINQRRRDRGMLPRPVRAVVIGFPNVGKSALINRLVGKRVVESAARPGVTRQLRWVRISQDLELLDAPGVIPAKLEDQEAGLKLAICDDIGEAAYDNQLIAAAFVDLLNDLYYRAPDLLPKNPLRSRYQLDPTSSTGESYLHELAELRNKGDVERTARQLLTDFRKGLLGTIPLELPPI; from the coding sequence ATGGCCATTAATCAAAACTATAAATTAAACCTAATCCAGTGGTATCCCGGTCATATTGCCAAAGCCGAAAAAGCACTTCAGGAACAGCTCAAGCTGGTAGATGTAGTACTAGAAGTACGAGATGCTAGAATTCCTTTGGCAACCTACCATCCCCAAATACCAAAGTGGGTAGGGAATAAAAAACGGGTGTTGGTGCTGAACCGCTTAGATATGATTTCTCCGCAAGTACGGCAATTGTGGACAGATTGGTTTAAAAGTCAAGGTGAAGTACCTTATTTTACTAATGCCCAACAAGGGCAAGGAGTGGCGGCGGTGTCAAAAGCAGCACAAGCTGCTGGGGTGGAGATAAATCAACGAAGACGCGATCGCGGTATGCTACCCCGTCCAGTCCGTGCTGTGGTGATTGGTTTTCCCAATGTTGGCAAGTCGGCTTTAATTAACCGCTTGGTAGGAAAGCGAGTAGTGGAAAGCGCGGCTCGTCCTGGGGTGACTCGTCAACTGCGCTGGGTGCGAATTTCGCAAGATTTAGAACTGCTGGATGCTCCTGGTGTTATTCCTGCCAAGTTGGAAGATCAAGAAGCTGGATTGAAACTAGCCATTTGTGACGATATTGGTGAAGCAGCTTATGATAATCAACTAATAGCAGCAGCATTCGTAGATTTACTGAACGACCTCTATTATAGAGCACCTGATTTATTACCAAAAAATCCCTTGCGATCGCGCTATCAACTCGATCCCACATCTTCCACGGGCGAATCATATTTACACGAATTAGCAGAACTTCGCAATAAAGGTGATGTAGAGAGAACTGCACGCCAACTTTTAACAGATTTTCGTAAGGGTTTATTGGGTACTATTCCCCTGGAATTACCGCCAATCTGA
- a CDS encoding VOC family protein has protein sequence MVFQCTDAFVTLASFHIEKLVDFYTNLLSSNPVIIIPNVYAEFQFPGLRLGIFKPKQTHNSEFENSAKTKMSLCLQVNNLENAIAHLTALGYPPPGEIINSSHGREIYAYDPDGNRLILHQSAIQDH, from the coding sequence ATGGTTTTCCAATGTACTGATGCATTCGTCACCCTGGCATCTTTTCATATTGAAAAATTAGTTGATTTCTACACTAATTTACTATCTAGTAACCCAGTAATCATAATTCCAAATGTGTATGCAGAGTTTCAATTTCCTGGTTTGCGATTGGGTATTTTTAAACCAAAACAAACCCACAATTCAGAATTTGAGAACTCCGCTAAAACCAAGATGAGTTTGTGTTTACAGGTAAATAATTTAGAAAATGCGATCGCTCACCTTACAGCCTTGGGCTATCCCCCACCCGGAGAAATTATCAACTCTTCCCACGGTAGAGAAATTTACGCCTACGATCCAGACGGCAATCGTCTAATCTTACATCAATCTGCTATACAAGATCATTAG
- a CDS encoding VOC family protein codes for MKDFQIQGVNHIALVCKDMGRTVDFYTNVLGLDLIKTIALPDGGQHFFFDIGNGDALAFFWFPQAPEAAPGIASPPRDVWQTGNIATAHGSMNHLAFNVPVEKLEEYKQKLVAKGVEVTPVMHHADVPSGFVPEQDETTFISSIYFFDPDGILLEFATNVRQLGDPERDLQHKPISAVGRVE; via the coding sequence ATGAAAGATTTTCAAATACAAGGAGTAAACCATATTGCGTTAGTCTGTAAAGATATGGGACGCACCGTAGACTTTTACACTAACGTACTTGGTCTAGATTTAATCAAAACCATTGCCCTACCAGACGGCGGACAACATTTCTTTTTTGATATTGGTAACGGAGATGCTTTGGCTTTTTTCTGGTTTCCGCAAGCACCAGAAGCCGCACCAGGTATTGCATCACCTCCCCGTGATGTTTGGCAAACTGGCAATATAGCCACAGCGCATGGCTCAATGAATCATTTGGCCTTCAATGTTCCAGTCGAAAAACTGGAGGAGTATAAACAAAAATTGGTTGCCAAAGGTGTAGAAGTAACTCCTGTTATGCACCATGCCGATGTTCCTTCTGGCTTTGTTCCAGAACAGGATGAAACTACATTTATTTCCTCAATTTATTTCTTCGATCCTGATGGTATCTTGCTTGAATTTGCCACAAATGTGCGCCAGTTGGGCGATCCTGAAAGGGATCTACAGCATAAACCAATTTCAGCAGTCGGTAGAGTAGAATAA